TTCAAGACTATTTACCAAAAATTTGATATGAATAAAGGATGTTGATTTAAATAAATGGATGTGCCCTGATGCCTGAAAGTTTTGTTGATACTGCCCTGAAGGAGAAAATGACCAAAGATGAACTTTTATCCCTCCTCAAGAGGGAAGCCCGTAACCTTCACATGAAGGATATAATGCTTGCAACTGCATTTTTCCAGGAGGATGCCCAGTTCATGCCCAAGGGCTACAGGGATGACTACATCAAAACCTTCTCAAAGGCATTTTTCACACGGATCAAGGATATAAAAGAGGATGAAAATCATTACCCAGGTTCTGTGAATCTTGAAAAGCTTAGGGGATTTTTCAAACTCTTGGATGAACAAAAAGCTGGTGCAAAGGGTGACAGGGAGCTTTGTTTTTTGAGGATCGCCAGTTTAGTTGCAACCTACACAACCTTCATCCGTGAAGAATCCATACATCCCATTGGAACCAAATTTCCAGGGGGTTTTACCCTTCGATTCCATGATGGAGAGTATCTTTGTCCTGTGAAGGATCGTCAGGAAAAGAATCCAAGTGCACTCTGCAGGTTCTGTGTGTCTGTGCAGGATGAAGATGCTGTTTAATTGTGACTTTTAAAGTTTTTATTGATTTTTAAGCCCTTTTTTTAGATTTTACCCTGAATCTAAGATGAACTACCCTTAAATACTGAGTTATTCATTAAATTCATGGATTATTTATTAAATAAAAATATTTTTCTACAGTAGAACCAAGTTATGGATATGGATTTTGAACCCTTCAAAAAACTCAAAACAAATCATTCCTTGCTGATTTTATCTGCAATTCCATTTAAGGAGATGAATTTATCTGCAACCTGTATGAATTCCTCTGTTATTCCCTGAATAAGGAAGTAGGCTATTTCAACCTTTTTACCCCGTCTTTGAACCTCTTCAATTGCCCGGAAGTAGTCGTAGTCCCCTGAGACAATGATGGCTGTGTCGTACTGGTCGTCCATTGCAAAGGATATTAGATCGGTGGCCAGTGCAATGTCAACACCCTTTT
This genomic stretch from Methanobacterium aggregans harbors:
- a CDS encoding DUF2115 domain-containing protein; translation: MPESFVDTALKEKMTKDELLSLLKREARNLHMKDIMLATAFFQEDAQFMPKGYRDDYIKTFSKAFFTRIKDIKEDENHYPGSVNLEKLRGFFKLLDEQKAGAKGDRELCFLRIASLVATYTTFIREESIHPIGTKFPGGFTLRFHDGEYLCPVKDRQEKNPSALCRFCVSVQDEDAV